In Leptodesmis sichuanensis A121, the following are encoded in one genomic region:
- a CDS encoding universal stress protein — MFQRLLICTDFSDGLQRLVNFVPTLAATGVRHLTFLHCVPLDEGGAIPRVDSEKVDQARKQLGVASRDVPEGTTVEVVVESGRPCDLILRVAQAHQAELILLGLATQNLVAEKLFGSTTRVVYERTKIPILVVRTQLISTYTTEELDLRCRHIFRHLMVPYDGSEAARRVIRSIKELVPAFTPPVVEACTLCQVLESTERWHLSRQPYIEAAEATLATVKAELAPLDIKVDTQVRLGGAVAEVLKACLEPDISAIAVSHNRRNRLLEFSIPSFTVELLRQSWHPVLYFPPTDAPTS; from the coding sequence ATGTTTCAGCGCTTACTTATCTGTACAGACTTTTCCGATGGCCTGCAGCGATTGGTGAATTTTGTCCCCACCCTGGCTGCAACGGGTGTTCGTCACCTGACATTTCTTCACTGTGTTCCACTGGACGAAGGGGGTGCTATTCCCAGAGTGGATAGCGAGAAAGTGGATCAGGCACGGAAGCAACTAGGTGTTGCTAGCAGAGACGTTCCAGAAGGCACGACTGTTGAAGTGGTAGTGGAATCGGGTCGACCTTGTGATTTGATTCTGAGAGTAGCCCAAGCTCATCAGGCCGAGTTGATTCTGCTGGGGTTGGCAACTCAGAATCTGGTGGCAGAGAAATTATTTGGCAGTACGACGAGAGTAGTTTACGAGCGAACTAAAATACCGATTCTGGTAGTTCGTACCCAACTGATCTCAACCTACACAACTGAGGAGTTAGACCTCCGATGCCGTCACATCTTTCGGCATCTGATGGTGCCCTACGACGGCAGTGAGGCAGCCAGGCGAGTGATTCGGTCAATTAAAGAATTGGTGCCTGCGTTTACCCCTCCAGTTGTGGAGGCGTGTACTTTATGTCAGGTGCTGGAGTCTACCGAGCGATGGCACCTCTCCCGCCAACCTTATATCGAAGCGGCGGAAGCTACACTAGCAACGGTGAAAGCAGAGTTAGCACCGCTCGATATCAAAGTTGACACGCAAGTCAGGTTAGGTGGAGCCGTGGCGGAAGTTTTGAAAGCCTGCCTGGAACCAGACATCAGCGCGATCGCCGTGTCCCACAATCGCCGCAATCGCCTGCTGGAATTTTCGATTCCCAGCTTTACTGTAGAACTGCTGCGGCAGAGCTGGCATCCAGTCTTGTACTTTCCCCCAACGGATGCCCCGACAAGCTAA
- a CDS encoding MFS transporter — MNPEENASLTQSRSLWSSLQLANSQVWIQAAGRSLSQIGAGLIYFYIPLVFVNQVGLSATSVGFSLGLSSLTGVLGHLLGGILADSPRFGRKTTLSLSATLSVAVSLLLAVAQTLPMLTIACLLLGISIGFYWTAADAAVMDVTTLEERHQAFAVMSVAENLGNGIGILGGGLLLALVHQNHLALFVGCSFFFLAFLGLTQFAIPETRSPNSTHENTTTGILTALRDRLLITFVLANVLFTTYIAIVTSTIPLYFTTEV; from the coding sequence ATGAATCCTGAAGAAAATGCCAGTCTGACTCAATCCAGGTCCTTGTGGTCTTCCCTGCAGTTGGCTAATTCGCAGGTGTGGATTCAGGCGGCAGGACGATCGCTGTCTCAGATCGGCGCTGGCTTAATCTACTTCTACATTCCTCTGGTATTCGTCAATCAGGTCGGGCTATCGGCAACTTCCGTAGGATTTAGTCTGGGTCTAAGCTCACTCACGGGTGTTTTGGGACATCTTCTAGGCGGTATTCTGGCCGATTCCCCCCGCTTTGGACGCAAAACTACTCTATCTTTGTCAGCAACCTTGAGTGTAGCCGTCTCGTTGTTACTGGCTGTGGCTCAAACCTTACCGATGCTGACGATCGCCTGCTTGTTATTAGGAATTAGTATCGGCTTTTATTGGACAGCCGCCGATGCAGCAGTGATGGATGTCACGACCTTAGAAGAGCGGCATCAGGCATTTGCAGTGATGAGTGTGGCAGAAAACTTGGGGAATGGGATTGGTATTCTGGGCGGTGGGCTGCTGCTGGCGCTGGTGCATCAAAACCATCTCGCCCTATTCGTAGGCTGCTCTTTCTTCTTTCTGGCTTTTCTGGGACTGACTCAGTTTGCCATTCCGGAAACCCGATCGCCCAACTCAACCCATGAGAACACCACCACCGGAATTTTGACGGCGCTGCGAGATCGGTTGCTGATTACGTTTGTGCTGGCGAATGTGTTGTTTACGACTTATATCGCGATCGTCACCAGTACCATTCCCCTCTACTTCACGACTGAAGTTTAG
- a CDS encoding Uma2 family endonuclease, which produces MVQTPIEPQVLYPDSDGKPMADNTVQYRWIVRLVANLKHLFKGQTVFVAGDLLWYPLQVTVPPAPAQAPDVMVVLGRPDGDRGSYKQWEEDNIPPQVVFEILSPTNSAREMLHKQSFYQEHGVLEMFFYDPDSYDFWGLVRPDRNHDFVPVTALNFPWTSPTLGIRFEMFADGLAVFYPSGEPFKDPDVIFAERDQAQQERDRVQQERDRVQQERDRAFAKLRELGIDPTQL; this is translated from the coding sequence ATGGTTCAAACACCGATCGAACCCCAAGTTTTATATCCCGACTCGGACGGTAAACCGATGGCTGACAACACGGTGCAATATCGCTGGATTGTCCGGTTGGTTGCCAATCTCAAACATTTATTTAAGGGCCAAACCGTTTTTGTGGCAGGGGATTTGCTCTGGTATCCACTACAGGTTACGGTGCCCCCTGCTCCGGCTCAAGCTCCCGATGTGATGGTGGTTCTAGGTCGTCCTGACGGCGATCGGGGTAGTTATAAGCAATGGGAAGAAGACAATATTCCTCCCCAGGTAGTGTTTGAAATTTTGTCACCCACCAATAGCGCTAGAGAGATGCTCCACAAACAGTCGTTCTACCAGGAGCATGGCGTTTTAGAGATGTTTTTCTATGACCCAGATTCCTACGATTTCTGGGGATTGGTGCGACCCGATCGGAACCATGATTTCGTCCCGGTTACCGCCCTGAATTTTCCCTGGACTTCGCCGACGCTGGGAATCCGGTTTGAGATGTTTGCGGATGGTTTAGCAGTCTTTTATCCCAGTGGGGAGCCATTTAAAGATCCTGATGTCATCTTTGCGGAACGGGATCAGGCGCAACAAGAGCGCGATCGGGTGCAACAAGAGCGCGACCGGGTGCAACAAGAGCGCGATCGGGCGTTTGCCAAACTCCGAGAATTGGGCATCGACCCAACCCAGTTATGA
- the miaB gene encoding tRNA (N6-isopentenyl adenosine(37)-C2)-methylthiotransferase MiaB produces MPASRRYHITTFGCQMNKADSERMAGILEDMGFTWEEEANAADLIIYNTCTIRDNAEQKVYSYLGRQAKRKQEDPHLTLVVAGCVAQQEGEQLLRRVPELDLVMGPQYANRLGELLEQVFSGSQVVATEPVHIMEDITKPRRDSTVTAWVNVIYGCNERCTYCVVPNVRGVEQSRPPAAIREEMVELGRQGYKEVTLLGQNIDAYGRDLPGVTPEGRHQHTLTDLLYTVHDVPGIERIRFATSHPRYFTERLIRACAELPKVCEHFHIPFQSGDNEVLKAMGRGYTQEKYRRIIEIIRSYMPDAAISADAIVGFPGETESQFENTLKLVDEIGFDQLNTAAYSPRPGTPAALWESQLSEEVKSDRLQRLNHLVATKAAERSQRYLGRVEEVLVEAQNEKNPDQVMGRTRSNRLTFFPGDIQTLQGKLVPVLITEARAFSLSGHPLGESTRLDASSAAAVLQ; encoded by the coding sequence ATGCCTGCTTCCCGTCGTTATCACATCACTACCTTTGGTTGCCAGATGAACAAAGCCGATTCCGAGCGAATGGCTGGCATTCTGGAAGATATGGGCTTTACCTGGGAAGAGGAAGCTAATGCGGCAGATTTAATTATCTACAACACCTGCACGATTCGAGATAACGCCGAGCAGAAAGTGTACTCCTATCTGGGGCGGCAGGCGAAACGGAAACAGGAGGATCCCCATTTAACCCTAGTGGTGGCCGGCTGTGTGGCCCAGCAGGAAGGGGAACAACTGTTGCGGCGAGTCCCAGAACTGGATCTGGTGATGGGGCCACAATATGCCAACCGTCTAGGAGAGTTATTGGAACAGGTTTTCAGTGGCAGTCAGGTGGTCGCCACGGAACCCGTTCATATTATGGAAGACATCACCAAACCCAGACGGGACAGTACGGTAACGGCCTGGGTGAATGTGATTTATGGTTGCAATGAGCGTTGCACCTATTGTGTGGTGCCGAATGTACGTGGGGTGGAGCAGTCCCGCCCGCCCGCAGCGATTCGGGAAGAAATGGTGGAACTGGGCCGTCAGGGCTATAAGGAAGTGACGCTACTGGGACAAAACATTGATGCCTATGGGCGAGATTTGCCAGGAGTCACCCCAGAAGGGCGGCATCAACATACCCTCACCGATTTGCTGTACACCGTTCATGACGTTCCTGGAATTGAGCGTATCCGATTTGCCACCAGCCATCCTCGTTACTTCACAGAACGGCTGATTCGGGCCTGTGCGGAATTGCCCAAGGTCTGTGAGCACTTTCACATTCCTTTCCAATCCGGGGATAACGAGGTGCTGAAGGCAATGGGACGGGGTTATACCCAGGAGAAGTATCGCCGCATTATTGAAATTATTCGTTCCTATATGCCAGATGCCGCCATCAGTGCGGATGCGATCGTCGGTTTTCCGGGCGAAACCGAGAGCCAGTTTGAAAATACGCTGAAACTGGTGGACGAGATTGGCTTTGATCAACTCAACACGGCAGCCTATTCCCCACGTCCGGGCACTCCTGCCGCCCTGTGGGAGTCGCAACTGAGCGAGGAGGTGAAAAGCGATCGCCTGCAGCGCCTGAATCATCTAGTAGCCACAAAGGCAGCAGAGCGATCGCAGCGCTATCTGGGTCGGGTAGAAGAAGTGCTGGTGGAAGCCCAAAACGAGAAAAATCCAGATCAAGTGATGGGACGTACCCGCAGCAATCGATTGACCTTCTTCCCTGGTGATATTCAAACGCTTCAGGGAAAACTGGTTCCGGTGCTGATTACAGAAGCGCGTGCCTTTAGCTTGTCGGGGCATCCGTTGGGGGAAAGTACAAGACTGGATGCCAGCTCTGCCGCAGCAGTTCTACAGTAA
- the crtB gene encoding 15-cis-phytoene synthase CrtB, with protein MLKLPDHSRVTPLASIEDSYELCRQITAKYSKTFYLGTLLMPEEKRRAIWAIYVWCRRTDELVDGPRASFTTDETLDQWESQLESIFAGTPIEDADVALVDTLERFPVDIQPFRDMIAGQRMDLYRSRYETFEELNLYCYRVAGTVGLMTTPVMGVDTTVRTAPWDVYRNEQRDPTEEAIALGIANQLTNILRDVGEDARRGRIYLPLEDLALFNYTEADLFNGVVDERWRSLMKFQIQRARKFYASAESGISALSPDARFPVWAALMLYRGILDVIERNQYDVFRKRAYVPGPQKLTYLPIARLRAAVL; from the coding sequence AACCTTTTACCTGGGCACTTTGTTGATGCCGGAGGAAAAGCGACGAGCCATCTGGGCCATCTATGTCTGGTGTCGGCGGACGGATGAATTAGTGGATGGCCCCCGTGCCAGTTTTACCACTGATGAGACGCTAGATCAGTGGGAGTCCCAACTGGAGTCGATCTTTGCAGGTACGCCGATCGAAGATGCCGATGTGGCTTTGGTGGATACCCTGGAACGATTCCCCGTCGATATCCAACCGTTTCGTGACATGATTGCGGGACAACGCATGGATTTGTATCGCTCCCGCTACGAAACTTTTGAAGAGTTGAACCTGTATTGCTACCGGGTGGCGGGTACGGTGGGCTTAATGACGACTCCCGTGATGGGTGTGGATACCACCGTTCGGACGGCTCCCTGGGATGTGTACCGGAATGAGCAGCGAGATCCAACAGAAGAAGCGATCGCCCTGGGAATTGCCAACCAACTCACCAATATCCTGCGTGACGTGGGAGAAGATGCTCGTCGAGGGCGGATTTACCTGCCGTTGGAAGACCTGGCCCTATTCAATTACACAGAAGCGGATCTGTTTAATGGGGTGGTGGATGAACGCTGGCGCAGCCTGATGAAATTTCAAATTCAGCGGGCCAGAAAGTTCTATGCCTCCGCCGAGTCGGGAATTAGTGCCCTCAGCCCTGATGCCCGTTTCCCAGTGTGGGCGGCCCTGATGCTGTATCGCGGCATTCTGGATGTGATTGAACGCAACCAGTATGATGTCTTCCGCAAACGCGCCTACGTCCCTGGCCCGCAAAAGCTGACCTACCTGCCGATCGCTCGTTTGAGAGCCGCAGTTCTATGA
- a CDS encoding aldehyde oxygenase (deformylating), translated as MPQLEASAAIDFHSEVYRDAYSRINAIVIEGEQEAHENYVRLADLLPDSKEQLVSLAKMESRHKKGFEACGRNLQVTPDLEFARQFFSQLHQNFQTAAAEGKIVTCLLIQALIIECFAIAAYNIYIPVADDFARKITEGVVKDEYSHLNFGEAWLKANFEAAKAELEAANRQNLPIVWQMLNQVEADARILGMEKEALVEDFMIQYGEALSNIGFSNRDVMRLSAMGLAAA; from the coding sequence ATGCCGCAGCTTGAGGCTAGTGCAGCAATCGATTTTCATAGCGAAGTCTATCGAGACGCTTACAGCCGGATCAATGCTATTGTCATTGAAGGCGAACAGGAAGCCCATGAAAACTATGTGAGGCTAGCAGACTTACTCCCGGATAGTAAGGAGCAACTGGTTAGTCTGGCGAAGATGGAAAGTCGCCACAAGAAGGGCTTTGAAGCTTGCGGACGGAACTTGCAAGTCACTCCAGACCTGGAGTTTGCTCGCCAATTCTTCTCCCAACTGCACCAGAATTTTCAAACTGCCGCCGCCGAGGGCAAGATTGTCACTTGCCTGCTGATTCAGGCGTTGATCATTGAATGTTTTGCGATCGCCGCCTACAACATTTACATCCCCGTGGCTGACGACTTTGCGCGGAAGATCACCGAAGGCGTGGTGAAAGACGAGTACAGCCATCTCAACTTTGGCGAAGCATGGCTGAAGGCTAATTTTGAAGCGGCTAAAGCTGAATTGGAAGCGGCCAATCGGCAAAATCTACCGATCGTCTGGCAAATGCTGAATCAGGTGGAAGCCGATGCCCGCATTCTGGGGATGGAGAAAGAAGCTCTAGTAGAGGACTTTATGATCCAGTATGGCGAA
- a CDS encoding replication restart DNA helicase PriA: MNTISITEICCPNCGKPAERHTLLLEKLIRTQCPACDYLMILCAQTAKVVEAYAPGISASHG, encoded by the coding sequence ATGAACACGATTAGTATTACCGAGATTTGTTGTCCCAACTGTGGTAAACCTGCAGAGCGGCATACCCTGCTGCTGGAGAAATTAATTCGGACACAATGCCCAGCCTGCGACTATTTGATGATCCTGTGTGCTCAAACCGCAAAAGTTGTAGAAGCTTACGCACCAGGAATCTCCGCCTCGCACGGTTAA
- the rlmN gene encoding 23S rRNA (adenine(2503)-C(2))-methyltransferase RlmN has translation MTIATDSKLPILTSKPLLGQSLAELTAWVQQQGQPAYRAKQLHEWIYQKGVRSFTDISVFPKQWRSELPNVPLGRSTIHYRSVASDGTVKFLLSLADGHIIETVGMPTYKKSSQFSVLSSEFGGQLNPQNLKLDKTPATRTTSYEPSNSQLKTQNSKLPSLDRLTVCVSSQVGCPMACDFCATGKGGFTRNLAVHEIVDQVLTVQSDFQHRVSNIVFMGMGEPLLNTDAVVAAIRCLNQDVGIGQRMITVSTVGIPGRIRRFAEHHLQVTLAVSLHASNQALRERLIPSAHSYPIAALLDECREYVRITGRRVTFEYILLAGLNDEPEHAQELAKHLRGFQTHVNLIPYNPIQEVDYQRPSEQRIQAFVATLKKHHIAVSVRYSRGLEADAACGQLRASAIAFPSQA, from the coding sequence ATGACGATCGCCACTGATTCAAAATTGCCCATTCTCACCTCCAAGCCCTTATTGGGGCAATCCCTGGCTGAACTGACCGCCTGGGTACAACAACAGGGACAGCCCGCCTACCGGGCTAAGCAACTGCATGAGTGGATTTATCAGAAAGGAGTGCGATCGTTCACTGATATTTCCGTCTTTCCCAAACAATGGCGTTCTGAACTACCGAATGTTCCTCTGGGTCGCTCCACCATTCACTATCGCTCCGTTGCCTCCGATGGCACCGTCAAATTCCTGCTAAGTCTGGCCGATGGTCATATTATTGAAACGGTGGGAATGCCGACGTATAAGAAGAGTTCTCAGTTCTCAGTTCTCAGTTCTGAATTTGGAGGTCAACTTAACCCACAAAACTTAAAACTCGACAAGACTCCAGCAACACGAACGACGAGCTACGAACCATCCAATTCACAACTCAAAACTCAAAACTCAAAACTTCCCTCTCTCGATCGCCTCACCGTTTGTGTCTCTTCCCAGGTGGGTTGTCCGATGGCGTGTGATTTTTGTGCGACTGGGAAAGGTGGATTTACTCGTAACCTGGCAGTCCATGAAATTGTCGATCAGGTGCTGACAGTCCAGTCAGACTTTCAGCACCGGGTCAGCAACATTGTGTTTATGGGCATGGGGGAACCGTTGCTGAACACCGATGCAGTGGTGGCGGCAATTCGCTGTCTGAATCAGGATGTGGGGATTGGTCAGCGGATGATCACCGTTTCTACTGTTGGGATTCCTGGCCGGATTCGCCGATTTGCGGAGCATCATCTTCAGGTGACGCTGGCGGTTAGTCTCCATGCCTCTAATCAGGCGCTGCGGGAACGGCTGATTCCCAGTGCTCACTCCTACCCGATCGCCGCCCTTCTGGACGAATGCCGGGAGTATGTGCGGATTACAGGTCGGCGAGTGACCTTTGAATACATTCTGCTGGCAGGATTGAACGATGAACCAGAACATGCACAAGAGTTAGCCAAACACCTGCGCGGTTTCCAAACCCATGTGAATTTGATTCCCTACAATCCAATTCAGGAAGTGGATTACCAGCGCCCCAGTGAACAGCGCATTCAAGCCTTTGTTGCCACGCTGAAAAAACATCACATTGCCGTCAGTGTTCGCTATTCCCGTGGGCTGGAAGCGGATGCCGCCTGTGGACAGTTACGGGCTTCCGCGATCGCCTTCCCATCCCAAGCTTAA
- a CDS encoding MFS transporter, with protein sequence MAGIGGGPGASVTSTANLFTWCYIGIGAILQLPIARLFTHFQRVRVLMIAMLIWAVGFALVWVTGTVTTAQLIWGVGALCMLSIASVTYKPFASAIVSELAPESLRGSYIAISSQCWAIGYFIGPIIGGWAMDQSALIADRFWLGAAATTAIGLLVLQVFQTLHLEDSSLLSKEPSQQQRQQNQHRNNQH encoded by the coding sequence GTGGCTGGAATTGGAGGTGGCCCCGGAGCGTCTGTTACCAGTACAGCCAATCTCTTTACCTGGTGTTATATCGGGATTGGTGCAATCCTGCAATTGCCGATTGCTCGATTGTTTACCCACTTTCAGCGGGTGCGAGTGTTGATGATCGCTATGCTGATTTGGGCTGTAGGGTTTGCGCTAGTGTGGGTAACGGGAACGGTGACAACGGCCCAATTAATCTGGGGAGTTGGGGCACTTTGTATGTTGTCGATCGCCTCGGTCACTTATAAACCATTTGCGTCTGCAATTGTCTCAGAACTGGCTCCTGAGTCGTTGCGAGGTTCCTATATTGCGATCAGTTCCCAGTGTTGGGCGATCGGCTACTTTATTGGCCCTATCATTGGCGGCTGGGCGATGGATCAATCGGCCCTGATTGCCGATCGATTCTGGTTGGGGGCAGCCGCTACAACGGCGATCGGCTTACTGGTGTTGCAAGTCTTTCAAACTTTGCATCTAGAAGATTCCTCTTTATTGAGCAAAGAACCCAGTCAACAGCAGAGGCAGCAGAATCAACACAGAAATAATCAACACTAA
- a CDS encoding ATP-binding cassette domain-containing protein, producing MGSDSPLVEFQQVEFVVGGRSLLADLNFTIQAGEFLVLLGRSGSGKTTTMKLINRLITPTAGVVRVQGKATTDWDPIQLRRQIGYVIQETGLFPHFTIERNVGLVPTLQGWKPLQIKSRVHELLHLVGLDPAQFATRYPHQLSGGQRQRVGVARALAADPPILLMDEPFGALDPITRMELQQEFQHLQQELGKTVVFVTHDMQEAFMLASRIGLMQDGRLVELDIPQEFARSAHPEAQTFLRTLGVGNRE from the coding sequence ATGGGATCGGATAGCCCGCTGGTGGAATTTCAACAGGTTGAGTTTGTGGTCGGAGGACGATCGCTGCTGGCAGATTTGAATTTCACCATTCAAGCAGGCGAATTTTTGGTGTTGCTGGGTCGCAGTGGCTCCGGCAAGACGACCACCATGAAACTGATCAATCGCCTGATTACCCCCACGGCTGGAGTGGTAAGGGTGCAGGGTAAAGCAACCACCGATTGGGATCCAATTCAACTGCGGCGGCAAATTGGCTATGTAATTCAAGAAACGGGCTTGTTTCCCCACTTCACGATCGAGCGAAATGTGGGATTAGTGCCGACCTTACAGGGTTGGAAGCCCCTGCAGATCAAATCCCGTGTCCATGAATTGCTCCATTTAGTCGGACTGGATCCGGCTCAGTTTGCCACTCGCTACCCGCACCAACTATCGGGAGGTCAGCGGCAACGGGTGGGTGTGGCACGGGCACTGGCAGCGGATCCACCAATTTTGTTGATGGATGAACCGTTTGGGGCACTGGATCCGATTACCCGCATGGAGTTGCAGCAGGAGTTTCAGCATCTGCAACAGGAACTGGGAAAAACGGTCGTGTTTGTCACCCATGATATGCAGGAGGCGTTTATGCTGGCTTCCCGTATTGGTCTGATGCAGGATGGTCGCTTAGTGGAACTGGATATACCGCAGGAGTTTGCGCGATCGGCTCATCCAGAGGCTCAGACGTTTCTGCGGACGCTGGGAGTAGGGAATAGGGAATAG
- a CDS encoding NF041680 family putative transposase, translating into MSNFDKLREFRHKAYSLMGNGRDALFDLMDAVLVSRSLSSFAELSLSPVFRRRWSSLYEAVQDSQPPRAKLMGIYVEQMPQAGRVVLAGDHTAWSRLQAHTLRERTFEHQAAPISGAKPVTLGQGYSTLAWIPEPQGSWALPLLHERISSAESPIEKAVKQLRQVCQKLSSRPLALWDAEYGCAPFLKQTADIACDKLIRLRSNRVLYGSPPAYSGTGRPRVHGDKFKLNDVSTYWQTDEEIEVEDARLGRLRLRMWHTLHLKQAATHPVSLIQVERLDSTSPTPAKPLWLIWIGLESPSLNTLWQDYLRRFAIDHWYRFAKQRLHWTLPQLSTPEQSERWSDLMPLLTWQLWLARPEIQDAPLPWQKSQTDLSPGRVANAFAQVLVVIGSPAPNPKPRGKSPGWTPGRPRSRRLRYPTVKKRFTKPKKTAKQSA; encoded by the coding sequence ATGAGTAATTTTGACAAGCTTCGGGAATTTCGACACAAAGCCTACAGCTTGATGGGCAATGGCAGAGATGCCCTGTTTGACCTGATGGATGCGGTTTTGGTCAGTCGAAGTCTCTCCTCATTTGCCGAACTCTCGCTCTCGCCTGTGTTTCGTCGTCGTTGGTCAAGTTTGTACGAGGCAGTGCAGGATAGTCAACCACCGCGAGCAAAACTGATGGGGATCTATGTTGAGCAGATGCCTCAAGCAGGGCGTGTGGTTTTAGCCGGAGACCATACAGCTTGGTCGCGATTACAGGCACACACCCTGCGAGAGCGAACCTTTGAGCACCAGGCAGCCCCAATAAGTGGAGCCAAGCCTGTGACGCTGGGACAAGGCTACAGTACGCTTGCCTGGATTCCAGAGCCGCAGGGAAGTTGGGCATTGCCCTTGCTGCATGAGCGCATCAGCAGTGCCGAAAGCCCGATTGAGAAGGCGGTCAAGCAATTGCGCCAAGTTTGCCAAAAACTGTCGTCTCGTCCGTTGGCACTATGGGATGCCGAGTATGGCTGTGCCCCGTTCCTCAAGCAAACTGCCGACATTGCTTGCGACAAACTGATTCGCTTGCGCTCGAATCGCGTGTTATATGGTTCCCCGCCTGCCTACTCTGGCACTGGACGACCTCGCGTGCATGGTGATAAGTTTAAACTCAACGATGTGAGTACCTACTGGCAAACGGATGAGGAAATCGAGGTCGAAGATGCCAGGTTAGGACGACTGCGGTTACGAATGTGGCACACCTTACATCTCAAGCAGGCAGCGACGCACCCGGTGTCATTAATTCAAGTCGAACGCCTCGATTCGACCTCCCCGACCCCTGCCAAACCTTTATGGCTGATTTGGATTGGACTCGAATCGCCGTCATTAAACACTCTGTGGCAGGACTATTTGCGGCGCTTTGCGATTGACCACTGGTACCGCTTCGCCAAACAACGCTTGCACTGGACCTTGCCTCAACTCTCAACGCCTGAACAATCGGAGCGTTGGAGTGACTTGATGCCGTTGCTTACCTGGCAACTTTGGCTGGCCCGACCCGAGATTCAAGACGCTCCTTTGCCCTGGCAGAAATCACAGACTGACCTCTCACCCGGTCGGGTTGCCAACGCCTTTGCACAAGTTTTAGTCGTGATTGGCTCACCCGCTCCCAATCCCAAACCACGCGGAAAGTCTCCTGGTTGGACTCCAGGGCGACCCCGTTCGCGTCGCCTGCGCTATCCAACCGTTAAAAAACGCTTTACCAAACCCAAAAAGACTGCCAAACAGTCCGCTTAA
- a CDS encoding ABC transporter permease, translated as MQDLFLFKYGSEIVQRTGEHLLLVGIAIATAILISLPFGILITRNKSLRQPILAVANILQTIPSLALFGLLIPLVGIGVLPAIIALTLYSFLPIIRNTYTGIMGIDPAVREAGRGMGMTDWQLLTQVELPLAMGVILAGVRVATVIAVGIATIAAAIGAGGLGVFIFRGIAVVNNQLILAGAVPAAAIALMADYGIGWLEKRFNIKH; from the coding sequence ATGCAGGACCTTTTTTTATTCAAGTATGGGTCGGAGATTGTGCAGCGAACGGGGGAGCATTTGCTGCTGGTGGGAATTGCGATCGCGACAGCCATTCTCATCAGCCTGCCATTCGGTATTTTGATTACCCGGAACAAATCATTGCGGCAACCGATTCTGGCGGTTGCGAATATTTTACAGACCATTCCCAGTCTGGCGCTGTTTGGCTTACTGATTCCGCTGGTGGGAATTGGGGTGTTGCCTGCGATCATTGCTCTGACGCTCTATTCTTTTCTCCCGATCATTCGCAATACGTACACCGGAATTATGGGCATTGATCCAGCGGTACGAGAAGCCGGACGCGGGATGGGCATGACTGATTGGCAATTACTGACACAGGTTGAATTACCGCTGGCCATGGGCGTGATTCTAGCTGGGGTACGAGTTGCCACGGTAATTGCTGTTGGCATTGCCACGATCGCTGCTGCTATTGGAGCCGGAGGTCTGGGTGTATTCATCTTCCGAGGCATCGCTGTAGTCAATAACCAACTCATTCTGGCCGGAGCCGTCCCTGCTGCCGCGATCGCCCTGATGGCAGACTATGGCATTGGTTGGTTAGAAAAACGGTTTAACATTAAGCATTGA